In Rhinopithecus roxellana isolate Shanxi Qingling chromosome 4, ASM756505v1, whole genome shotgun sequence, a single genomic region encodes these proteins:
- the VNN2 gene encoding vascular non-inflammatory molecule 2 — translation MVTSSFPTSVAVFALITLQVGTQDSFIAAVYEHAVILPNKTKTPVSQEDALNLMNKNIDILEKAIKQAAEQGARIIVTPEDALYGWEFTRETVFPYLEDIPDPQVNWIPCQDSRRFGHTPVQARLSCLAKSNSIYVLANLGDKKPCNSRHSTCPPNGYFQYNTNVVYNTEGKLVARYHKYHLYSEHQFDAPEKPELVTFNTTFGRFGIFTCFDIFFYDPAVTLVKDFHVDTILFPTAWMNVLPLLTAIEFHSAWAMGMGVNLLAANTHHVSLNMTGSGIYAPNGPKVYHYDMKTELGKLLLSEVDSHPLSSLAHPTAVNWSAYATTIKPFPVQKNTFKGFISRDGFNFTELFENAGNLTVCQKELCCHLSYRMLQKEENEVYVLGAFAGLHGRRRREYWQVCTMLKCKTANLTTCGRPVETASTRFEMFSLSGTFGTKYVFPEVLLTEIHLSPGKFEVLKDGRLVNKNGSSGPILTVSLFGRWYTKDSFYSSSGTSNSAITYLLIFILLMILALQNIVMV, via the exons ATGgtcacttcctcttttccaaccTCTGTGGCAGTTTTTGCCCTAATAACCCTGCAGGTTGGTACTCAGGACAGTTTTATAGCTGCAGTGTATGAACATGCTGTCATTttgccaaataaaacaaaaacacccgTTTCTCAGGAAGATGCCTTGAATCTCATGAACAAGAATATAGACATTCTGGAGAAAGCGATCAAGCAGGCAGCCGAGCAG GGTGCTCGAATCATTGTGACTCCAGAAGATGCACTTTATGGATGGGAATTTACCAGGGAAACTGTTTTCCCTTATCTGGAGGATATCCCAGACCCTCAGGTGAACTGGATTCCTTGTCAAGACTCCCGCAG ATTTGGTCACACACCAGTGCAAGCAAGACTCAGCTGCCTGGCCAAGAGCAACTCTATCTATGTCTTGGCAAATTTGGGGGACAAAAAGCCATGTAATTCCCGTCATTCCACATGTCCTCCCAATGGCTACTTTCAATACAATACCAATGTGGTGTATAATACAGAAGGAAAACTCGTGGCACGTTACCATAAG TACCACCTGTACTCTGAGCATCAGTTTGATGCCCCTGAAAAGCCGGAGTTGGTGACTTTCAACACCACATTTGGAAGGTTTGGCATTTTCACGTGCTTTGATATATTCTTCTATGATCCCGCTGTTACCCTGGTGAAAGATTTCCATGTGGACACCATACTGTTTCCCACAGCCTGGATGAATGTTTTGCCCCTTTTGACAGCTATTGAATTCCATTCAGCTTGGGCAATGGGAATGGGAGTTAATCTTCTTGCGGCCAATACACATCATGTCAGCTTAAATATGACAG GAAGTGGTATTTATGCACCAAACGGTCCCAAAGTGTATCATTATGACATGAAGACAGAGTTGGGAAAACTCCTCCTTTCGGAGGTGGATTCACACCCCCTATCCTCGCTTGCCCACCCAACAGCTGTGAATTGGAGTGCCTATGCCACCACTATCAAACCATTTCCAGTACAGAAAAACACCTTCAAGGGATTTATTTCCCGGGACGGGTTCAACTTCACAGAACTTTTTGAAAATGCAGGAAATCTTACAGTCTGTCAAAAGGAGCTTTGCTGTCATTTAAGCTACAGAATGTtacaaaaagaagagaatgaagtGTACGTTCTAGGAGCTTTTGCAGGATTGCATGGCCGAAGGAGAAGAGAGTACTGGCAG GTTTGCACAATGCTGAAGTGCAAAACTGCTAATTTGACAACTTGTGGACGGCCAGTAGAAACCGCTTCTacaagatttgaaatgttctccCTCAGTGGCACATTTGGAACAAAGTATGTTTTTCCTGAAGTGCTACTTACCGAAATTCATCTGTCACCTGGAAAATTTGAG GTGCTGAAAGATGGGCGTTTGGTAAACAAGAATGGATCATCTGGGCCTATACTAACAGTGTCCCTCTTTGGGAGGTGGTACACAAAGGACTCATTTTATAGCTCAAGTGGGACCAGCAATTCAGCAATAACTTACCTGCTAATATTCATATTATTAATGATCTTAGCTTTGCAAAATATTGTAATGGTATAG